ACCCCACCGTTCCGCCGCACCCCCAGCCCCGCTCGGCGGACCGGCACCGGTGACGCCGCGCGACCCGGAGCAGGAGGGCGTGACATGCAGACGCCGGACCGGTCCACATCGTCCCGAAGCGGCCGCCCCGCCCGACCCCGCCCGGTACGGCTCGGCGCGGCGGCACTCGGGCTCACCCTCGTCGTCCAGACCGTCGTGCCGACCGGTCCGGTGGTGGCGACACCGGTGGCCCAGGCCGCAGCCGCACCCGCCGGGGCACCGCAGATCGTTCCGGTCCCGGTCTCCACGGTCGCCGTACCGGACGAGACCTTCACGGCCGGACCGGAGACCCGGATCGTCCTGGCCCCCGGCAGCGGGGACACCTCGACGCCGGCGCAGGCGCTGGCGGCGGTGCTGCGGCCGTCCACCGGCTACCCACTGCCGGTCGTGCACGACACCCCCCGAACCGGCGACATCACGCTCCGGCTGACCGACGCCACGGACCTCGGCGACGAGGGCTACCGGCTCGACGCGACCAGCGACGGCGTACGCATCGAAGCGGCCCGGCCGGCCGGACTCTTCTACGGCGTACAGACCCTGCGCCAGTTGCTTCCGCCGTGGGTCGAGAGCCGGACCGTCCAACCCGGACCGTGGACCGTCGCCGGAGTACGGATCAACGACGTCCCCCGGTACGGCTACCGGGGCGTGATGCTCGACATCGCCCGGCACTTCCACCCGCCGGCCGTGGTCAAGCGGCTGATCGACCAGGCGGCGGCGTACAAGGTCAACACGCTGCACCTGCACGTCGGGGACGACCAGGGGTTCCGGATCGCCATCGACGGCCGGCCCGAACTCACCGAGATCGGCGCCCAGTTCTCGATCAACAACGATCCGGGCGGCTTCTGGACCCAGGCCGAGTACGTCGACGTCGTCAACTACGCCGCGACGCGCTTCATGACCGTCATCCCCGAGGTCGACACGCCGGGCCACACGAACGCGATCATCATGTCGTACGCGGGTGACGAGGCGGATCCGGTGCTGCCCGACGTCAACTGCAGCAACCGTACGCCGCCGGTGTGGAACCTCACCGGTGCCGTCGGCTACAGCGCGCTCTGTCCGGAGAGCCCGAACACCTGGGCGATCCTGACCGACATCGTCACGCAGCTCAGCGCGCTGACCCCGGGCCCGTACTACCACTTCGGCGGTGACGAGGTGCCGGCCTCCGTACTGTCGCACGACCGGTTCGTCGACTTCGTCGACCGCAAGGCGGACCTCGTCGCGACACAGGACAAGATCGCGATGGGTTGGGCGGAGATCTCGCAGGGGAACTTCGACCGGCCCGGTGCGGCGCCCTCGGTCGCCCAGTTCTGGAACAACGGCAACCCGACCGGTGCCGGCGGCGACTCGGCGCGACGGGCCGTACAGAAGGGCATGAAGGTCGTCATGTCACCGGCCAACCACACCTATCTGGACATGAAGCAGTTCCCCGGCAGCCCGCTCGGGCTCACCTGGGCCGGCACGTTGGACGTGTCGCACTTCTACCACTGGTCCGGCACCAGCAGCGACCCGGGCAGCTACATCCCGGCCCGGACCGCGAACGGGGTCACCCTGCCGGCGGTGACCGACGCCGACATCCTGGGCGTCGAGTCGCCGATCTGGTCGGAGACGCTGCTCACCGGCGCCGACATCGAGTTCCAGGCCTTCCCCCGGCTGCCGGCGACGGCGGAGATCGGCTGGTCGCCGAAGACCCACCCCGACCGCACCCTCGACTCCTTCGTGAACCGGCTGGCCGGACACGGCCTGCGCTGGCAACTCCAGGGCACGAACTTCCACCCGTCGCCGCAGGTTCCCTGGCGGGTCGACGTGACGGCGCCGGACATCAGCGCCGCCACGCGTACCGTCGACGGCGTGATCGCCTCGGTCTCCGCGCCCGGCGCGACCCCGGAGCAGGTCACGGCGACGGTCGACTGGGGCGACGGCACCAGCTCGGCGGCGACCGTCAGCGGTACCCCCGGGACCGTCACCAGGGTCAACGGCCTCTACACCGCGACGGCGAGCCACCGATACGCCCGGGACGGCGTCTACCGGGCCACGGTGACCGCGACCCGGCCGGGCGGCGGAAGCAGCACCAGCGAGTTCACCGTGGTGGTGGAGACCTGCACCACGACCGTCTCCGGCACCCACCGGGGCCCGCTGATCGTCGGGGCCGGGGTCACCTGCCTGGCCGGCGCCACCGTCACCGGCCCGGTGACGGTCCGGCCGGGCGCGTCGCTGATCGCCTCGGCGGCGTCGGTCCGGGGACCGGTGAGCGCCACCGGCGCGGTCACGGTGGAACTGCTCGGCGGCTCCGTCGACGGCCCGGTGACCGTCGCCGGCACCCGGGGACAACTCGTCGTCGAGAAGGTACGGATCGGCGGGCCACTCGTCCTGACCGGCTCCGCCACCGACCCGGCACCGCTGGTCGCCGGCAATTCGGTACACGGCCCACTCGTCTGTAGCGGCAACACGCCCGCACCCGTCAACGGCGGCCTGGCCAACACCGTCCGGGGGCCGGTCACCGGGCAGTGCCGGGGCCTGTGACGCCACGTTCGGGACCGACCTAGTCGTCGATCTGGATGGTGGTGATCCACGAGGGGGGCTGCGGCGCGTTGCCCCCGATCAGTCCGGCGATCACCCGGGTCGACTCCAACGGTGCGTCCGGCCACGGCGTGTACCCGTCGGTCAGCACGAGAACGAAGTGCGGCCGTACCTTCAGCGCGTGGGACACCCCGACCCGCATGTCGGTACCGCCGCCGCCGGCGAGCTGCACCTCACCGACGGTGTGCACCCGGCGTACGACGTGCACGTCCGCGTCGCAGGACAACACGGTCACCCGGTTGCCGCCGATGCCGACCGCCCGGAGTACGCCCGAGACCTCGGCGAGCGCGGCAGCCAACTGCGCGTCCCCCATCGACCCGGAGGTGTCCACCACGATCGCCACCCGGGGCACCGGCTGACGCAGGCTCGGCAGCACCACTGTCCGCATCGCGGAGGACCGCCGGGACGGCCGGTGGTACGTGTAGTCCACCGCGCCGCTCGCCCAGGCCGCCGCCTCGCGTACCGCGCCGGTCAGGGCCCGACGCCAGTCGACCCTCGGCTCGAGGATGTCGGCGGCCCACCGCGCCCAGCCGGCCGGCACCGTCCCCCGGCTCCGGGTGTGCGCCCGTACCGCCTGGGCGGTGTCCCGGCGGATCGCACCGGCCTCGACCTCGCTGACGCCACCCGACGAGCCGGTCTCCCACGGCCGGCCGAGGCCGTGGGCGCCGGACCCGCAGTCGATGCCCTCGTGGCCCACGACGCTGGGCGGCAGCAACGGCAGGTACTGCTCGAACAGCAGTCCGTCGGGCAGCCCGAAGGTCTTCGGCTCGACCCGGTCGACCGGCAGCGGAAGCTGGTCCGCGAGGAGGTCGTCGTTGATCTCGCAGTCCTGTGCGACGTTGACCCGGAAGTGGTCGTGCCGCCCGGCGTCGGAAAGCTGGTCGGCCCGGCCGTGGTGGTCCCGCAGCAGGTGGGCGACCTCGTGGATCCAGACCGCGGCGAGCTGCGGGACCGGCAGCCGGTCGACGAAGTCCGGCGACACGTAGCAGCGCCAGCGTCGGTCCACGCCCATCGTCGGCACCTGCCGGGACTCGACGACAGTGAGGCTGAACAGCGCGGTCGCCAGGTACGGCCGGTCCTGCGCGGCCCGGAACCGGGCCGCGAGCAGCTTCGTCCGGTCGAGCCCGCCGGTCATCCCGGCAGGCGCCCGGACAGTTGCAGCACCTCGACGAACGCGTCGATGGCGGCGGGCACGGGCCAGGAGGTGTCGCGCAGCGCGGCGAGGTCCATCGCGGCCCGGGCGGCGACGTCCGGCACGCCGGCCTTGACCGCCTTCTCCAGCACAGCCCAGCCGGCCTCCCAGCGCTGCCGGTCGACGTCGGTCTGCACGGCGGAGATCACCGCGGTGAGGAACGCGAGCTGCCGGTCGCCGCGCTTGGGCAGCGCGAACGCCTCCGGGTTGGCGAGCACCCGCTCCGGATCGGGTAGGTCGAGGTTCTCCAGGTAGGTGACGAATTCGAGGCCGGCACCGTCGCCGACCGCGCCGATCACCGCGAGCGAGAGCGCCTCCGCGCCGGTACCGGCGCTGTAGTGGAACGCGAGCAGCCGCAGCACCATCTCCCAGGTACGCGGGGACGGCCAGGCTCCGCCGCGCGCCTCGGCATCGCCCGGCAGATGGTGGACGAGACCGGGCCGCGCGGTGAGGAAGCCGGCGATCGCACCACGCGCCTTCGCCAGCGCGGTCGAGGTGCGGGCCGGCTCGACGACCGGGACCGTCACCGCCGGCCAGGTGCCGGCGAGGCCGCGCACGACGGTCCGCGCGTCGTGGGTCCAGTGCAGGTGGACGAACCGGTTCGCGAGCGGCGGGCTTAGGTGCCAACCGTCGGCGGCGCTGGTCGGCGGGTTCGCCGCCGCCACGATCCGCACCGCGGGCGGCAACTGGAGGCTGCCGACCCGACGTTCCAGCACCACCCGGAGCAGCGCCGCCTGCACGGCCGGCGGCGCGGAGGAGAGCTCGTCGAAGAAGACCAACCCCGAGCCGGTACGGGCCAGCCGCACCGCCCAGTCCGGTGGAGCCATCGGTACGCCGTCGGTGGCCGGCGAGTCCCCGACGATCGGCAGCCCGGCGAAGTCGGACGGCTCGTGCACGCTCGCGATGACGGTTTCCATCGGCGTACCAAGACCGTCGGCGAGCTGCTGGAGGGTCGCCGACTTGCCGATGCCCGGCTCTCCCCACAGCAGCACCGGCAGGTTCGCCGAGACGGCGAGCGCCAGCGCCTCCACCTTCGGGTCGCGGGCCGGCTCCGTCCGCCACGCCCGGGTGGCGGCGACGAGCGCGTCGGCGGCGCGGAACGCCTGGTCAGTTGCCGTCACTGTCGGTCCAATCGTTGACGACGTCGCGGACGAGGATCGGCGGACGGTACTCCTCGGGAAGGTCCTCGTCGTCGCCGTACATCTCCGCCTTGTAGTCGGCCAGTCCGACGGCGGTCAGGCCGTCGCCGTCCGCCACCTGCGGGTCGGCACCCGCCTCCAGCAGCGCCCGGACCATCTGCGGAGTGCCGCCGTCGCCGATAGTGACGTGCAGCGCCGTCCGGCCCCGGCGGTTGGTCGCGTCTAGCGGCACCCCGGCCTCGATCAGGCGCCGGACCAGACCGCCGTCCCGGATCGCACGCATGTGGTGCAGCAGCGTTCCGCCCCGGCCGTCGGCCAGTCGTGGATCGAGACCCGCGTCCAACAGCGCGGCGAGCGCCGCCGAGCCCCCGTGCTGGACGCGTTGCAGCACCTCGCGACGCAGCTCCCGCAGTGGCCGAGGAAGCCGACCACCGGAGCCGCGCCACGCGTCCGCCACCGCGAAACACCCGGACACCGGGCCGCCGAGGGTACGGAGCACCTGCTCGCGGGCGATCTCGTCCGGGGTGTGCGACGTCAGGTCCAGCCGACCGTCCGCGTGCACCACCGTGTGCCACTCGCCTCGGCAGCGCACCGGCACGTCCCGGCGCAGGTCGAGGCGCTCGTCTCGGACCGGGAAGCCGCCGGGGGCATGTGGGAACAGCGCCTGCCGGACGAGCGGGTGCAGTTCGGTCGGGTCGAGCAGGCCGTGCCGGAGGAGTTCGAGGTCGACCGGACGGCTGTATACGACGCTCGCGAGCCGGCGGCAGCGGGAGAAGCGTTCCCGGTCGTAGCCGAGGAACGACGCCGCCGGTGTGGAGTCGGTGCGGCGGCCGAACCCCAGGGCGAACTGCCAGCCGTCGCCGACCAGGACTTCCGAGACCCCGTAACGGATGTGGAGGCGGGTCGACTCGGCGTCGAGCCCGACCGGAACCAGGGTGCCGGTCCAGGCGGAGTCGACCAACCCCCGCCGCCGCCGCTCGTCAGGGTCGGGCGGATCGAGGTCGACACCGGCGGCGGCCCAGGCGGAGACGAGGTCACCGGCGGCGATCCGCCGGTCGAACACCTCCGTCCGGCTCGCCGGATCGGCCAGGTCGACCCGGGTCGGGTACGCGTCGAACGGCCGGACCCGCCCGTCCGACTCGAAGCCGGGCATCCGGTGGGCGGAGCCACCGTAGGCCGCGGCGAGGCCGCCACGCAGGTGGGCGGGACTCCAGAACGTCGGCGGCAGGTCACGCCGGTGGCTGTCCCTCTCGACGGCCGGCCCGACGGTGAGGCGCAGCCACTGCGAGCCGTCGACCGTCCTCGGCACGTGCAGCACGAGGGCCGCATCGCTGTCCTGGATCCGGTCCTCGCGCACCGACAGCAGCCACTGCTGGTGGGTGGCGAGGCTGGTACGGCCGCCGAGCGTACGCGGCAGGTGCCAGCGCAGCAGGTCCGGCGCGAGCGCGGCGAGATCCGCCTCGACCAGCTCGGCCTGCCGGCGGCCGTGTTCGCGGGCCACCTCGGCGAGATCGAACCCGACGTCGACCCGACCCGCAGCCAGTCCCGCCCGCCAGTCGCCGGCCTCGCGTGCCGCCGTACACGCCTCGATCATCGGAGTCGGCACGGCGTACCGCCGGACTCGTTGCCAGACACGGATCTCGGGAAGGACGGGCTGGGTCATCGGGTCACCGGTAGACGCTGGCGATCGCCCGGATGTCCGGGTGCGGTTCGGTGACCGGTCGACCCGCGAGCAGGGTCGCCGCCTGGCGGCGCATCCGACGCGGAACGCCACCGTTGATGCCGAGGTATTCGAGCGTGGGGTGTCCGTCGAGGGCCGCGACGAGCAGCCGCGCCCCCCGCCCGCCGATCTCGGTACGACGTACGTCCAACCGGCGCAGCCGCGCCGTCGGCAGCGCCCCGGCGAGCGCCGCCGCACCCGCGTCGCCCAGCACGTTGCCGTACGCGCCGAGAGCCCGCTCCGACGGCGGCCTCGCGAGGTCCAGCGACTGCCACGCCGCCAGGTGCTCGGCCAGCGCCGCCACCCCGACCGGGGTCACCCCGTTGCCGCCCAGCCCGAACGTCATCTCCACCCCGTCCGCGAGTACGGCCAGCGCGGCGACACCGGCATCGCCCAGGTGGTTCGCGGACAGGTACAGCTCGCGGATCCCTGCCTCGTGGACGAGCACGCCGAGCGTCGGTACGGCATCCGGACCGAAGCCGTTGCCACCGAGGAACAGTCGTTGCAGCTTCTGCTTCCGCGCGGCGAGCACCTCGGCGAGTACGCCCAGCCCGCGCCCGCTCATACCGACGTTCACCAGGTCGAGGGTCCGGATCGTGGAGTTCGCCGCGAGCGCTGTCGCCAGCCGGGCGACGCCGTCGTCGCCGATCGGGTTGCGCTTGAGCCAGAGCGCCCGGACCGTCTCGTCGTGCGCGATCCGGGTGGCGAGCGCGTCGACCCCGGTCGGGTCGATCCGGTTGCAGCCCAGGTAGAGCGTCTCCACCCGGTGCCCGGGACGCAGCGCGTCGGCGACCGCCCGGGCACCGTCCGCGCCGAGCCCGTTGGTGCCGAGCAGCAGGTGCCGGACCAGCGGCGAGCCGACCGCGGCGGAGACGATCCGGGCGGTCTGCACCGGCCCGATGCCCTGCTTGCAGAGGTCGAGCCGGCCGTCTGCCTGTACGGTCCCGCGCGGGAACACCTCGGGGTCGCCGACCGCGTCCGGCACGCCGAGGCGTACCAGCAGGGGGTCGAAGTCGGCCGGATCGGCGAGCCCGGCGCCCGGGTCGGCGATGACCGGGCAGCGCACCGGCGTCGGTTCGGTCACCAGGGCACACTCCGATAGTCCTTGAGGAACTGGCCGCTCACCGGCTCACCACGCATCCCGCGCACAATCGGGTCGTAGACCCGGGCGGCGCCGTCGATGACGTCGAGCGGTGGCCGGAAGCCGTTGTCGCGCTGCGCGGTTTTGCTCTGATGTGGACGCTCGTCGGTGACCCAGCCGGTGTCCACACTGTTCATCTGGACGCCGCTGCTCGCGTAGTCCGCCGCGACCGTCCGGACCAGCATGTTGAGCGACGCCTTCGCCATGTTGGTGTGCGGATGGCGGGGGGTCTTGCCGGACCGGGAGTAGCTGCCCTCCATCGCCGAGACCTGCACGACGTGCCGCTGCGGATGGGCGCTCGCCTCCATCAGCGGCCGCAACCGGGAGGTGAGCAGGAACGGTGCGAACGCGTTCACGACGTGCGCCTGCAACCACTCGTGCGGGCTCACCTCCGCGTCCCGCAACACCCATGAGTTGACCTCGCGCAGGTCGAGCTGCTGGCCCGTCTCGTCGACCCGGCCGGCCGGGAAGAACGCGTCCAGCACGGACGGCAGCCCCGCCGGGGTCGCGGAGGCCGGCGCGACGCCGATCGCGATCCGCGCCGCCGGCCCGTCGAGGGCCGCCGACTCGCCGGCCCGGACCTCGCGGTGGTACGCCTCCGGCCGGTACAGCGTCTGCGCGGCGTTGTTCACCAGGATGTCGAGCCCGGCGAAGCGCCGCCCGACCAACCCGACGAAGTCGAGCGTGCCCGGCAGGTCGAGCAGGTCCACCCCGTGCAGGTAGAGCCGGTCGGCCCAGTCGTCGAAGTCCGGCACGGCGGCGTAGCGGCGGGCCGCGTCGCGCGGAAACCGGGTCGTCACGATCACGTCGGCGCCGTCCCGCAGCAGCTTCAACGCGGTGTGGAAGCCGATCTTCACCCGACCTCCGGTGACCACCGCGGTACGGCCCGACAGGTCGCAGCGGGCGTGCCGACGGAGCCGGTTCTCGTCGGCGCACGGTTGGCACATCAGGTGGTAGTCGACGTCGACCTCCCGGTACGCCGACTTGCAGACGTAGCAGAGCCGGGACCGGACGAGCGAGCCGACGGCGGTCCCCGGAGTACCCGCCGGCCGTCCGACGGTCACGGCCGCCGGGGCGGTGTCCGGGATCTCCGAGTGGAAGCGGGTCGCCTCCGCGAGCAGCGCCCGGTCCGCCGCGCGGGTCCGCTCGTCCCGGCGGGACTTCGCGCGCCGCTTCACGCCCCGGTACGCCGTCGCCACCGCCCGCTCGAGCTCCTGCCGGGTGGCGTCGTCGAGGTCGGTGTCGTCGAGGCGGGCGAGCACGGCGACGCAGGCCTGCACCGTGGCCCGGTCGACTGTGCCCGTGGCCCGGTTGACCGGGGCGTCGCCGCCCTCGACGGCGACACCGCCCGCCGCGGCGGCAACGGTGCCCTCCTCGACGGACACGACGCCTCCCTCATCGGATGTGGGCGAGACCGGCCGGATTCGAACCGGCGTCCTCCAGCTTGCTGTCAAGGCGCGTCGACCTCTGCGCTACGGCCTCGCCGCGCGGCAGCATATCCAGAACCACCGACAGACTTCCCAGCCGGTGGCCCTACCTGCCGGCCGGCCTACCTCCCGCTCGGCAGCCCTACCTCCCGCTCGGCAGCCCTACCTCCCGCTCGGCAGCCCTACCTCCCGCTCGGCCGCCCTACCGGTTGACCGCCACCCGGCCGGTTGCCTTCCGGAACTGGGCGAGCAGATCGTCGGGGGTCCGGCCCAGCGCGTCCACGGCGTCCGGGTCGGCACCCTCGGCGACGAGCGCCGCCATCACCTCCGTGGCCCCGTCTGCGGCGGCGCGGTGCGACGGGGTGCCGCCGCTGCGGTCGCGCTCGTCGACCGACAGCCCGGCGGCGACGAGGAAGGGCAGCACCCGGGTGTGGTCGAGATGGTGCAGCCAGTGCAGGAGCGTGCCGCCCTCACCGTCACGGAGACCGGGATCGAGGCCATCGGCGAGAATCCCGAGCAACGTGTCGGTGTCGCCGTGGAACGCGAGCGCGAAGAAATCCCGCCGGATCAGTCGGATCTGCTTGGGCACCGGCGTCACCCCGGTACGCCAGGCCCGTACCGCCGCCGCGCATCCGCTGAGCGGGCCACCGAGGCTGGCGAGCACGAACTCACGGCGGATCTCCTCCTCAGTGTGCCGCAGGGTGCCGATCCGACCGCCGACCAGGTCCACCACGTGCCAGTCAGACCCGCACCGGACCCGGATCACCGGACGTGCCGACTGGGTCGGGGCGGACCAGGTCTGGGACCGGTCGGGGAACAACGCCTCGTGTACCAGTGGATGCAGTTCGTCCGCGCGCAGCGATCCCCACCGCAGCAGGGCGGCGTCGACCGGCGCCCGCACCCCGAATGCGTACGGCCCGCCGCCCTGGTCGTCCCGGGTGATTCGCCGTACGGTCAGCCCGCCGTCCCGGGGCGACTCGATCCGGCTGAGATTGCTGGCGGAGTGCAGCGAACGGCGCCGGTAGCGGTGGAACAGTCGCCGGGCTTCGGCCACCAGCACCGGCAGCTCCACCGCCAGGCGCGCAAGCTCCCGTTCGCGCCACGGATAGCCGCCGTACCAGGACTTCGGCTCGGTCGTGTCGACGGTGAGCCCGGCCGCCCCGTACGCCTCGATCCAGCGCTTCGCCCCGAGCAGTCCGCTGATCGTCTCCACCTCGGCGGCACGGTCGGCGGGCTGCTCCGCCGGGATCGGGGCACCCGGCGGGTACGGGCTGCCGTCGGCGGTGTGCCAGGCGAGTCGGGTGGCCGACGCCCCGTACGCCCAGCGCCGGGCGGCGACCGCGTCCGCGTGCCAGCACCAGTCCGGCAGGTCGTACCAGCTTCGCCGCAGTTCGCCGACGCCGGTGACCCGCAACACGATGCGCTGGCGGCCCCTTGGCCGGTCGGGCAGCGCCGCGACCAGGACCGGGGTGGCCGGCCTGAGCCAACCCGACGACATCCGGAACGGCGTCGCCAGCCGGGAGAGCACGATCTGGGCGCGCGGGACCAGGGCCAGCCGGTCGGTACGCGGGGCGAACAGCCGCAGCAGATCCGGGGCGAAACCGAGCAGGTCGGCCTCGATCCTGGCTGCCTCGTCGGCGCCGTACCGGGACGCCACGTCGCGCAGGTCCACGTGCAGGTCCACGTGCCCGGCCGCGCAGGCGCCCCGCCAGTCACCGCTGGAACGTCGCGCGGTGCAGGCCGCCACCATCGCCGGTGGTGCCAGGTACGCCGACTCCCGTACGTGCTTTTCGCGCTCGCGCCGACGTTCCACGTCCACCTTCTCGCCGTACCGGGAGCGGACCGGCCGGATTCGAACCGGCGTCCCCCTTTACCAACTGTCACCCTCTCAGACTTGTCATCGTTGGTCGAATTCTGGTGTTGAGCTGCACAGACGCTGTAATGCATTGATCGCGGCTTGTCACTGGTAGTCAACTTGGGCAGGGGTTTCCGGGGGGGGGTAAGCGGGGGGCCTTGCCCGGTGCCGTCAGCGAGCGGATCCTGGCGCAGGTTGACGCCCGGGGAGGTGCGGAAGCGGTCGACGGCAGGGGGCTCGGTCACGTCCGCGCAGGTGGTGTAGGAGACGACCTTCGCGGGATCCGGTTTCCGGCGGCGCTGGTTGCGACGGCGTTTGGTGCGGAACTGAGCTGAAAACGAAAATGGTGTGGGGTTGCCTGATGCATATTCCGACACGGAGGTCGCCAGCGGTGGCGATGTGCCGGTGCGGGTACGGTGAGGTCCCCGCGAAACTCCAGGTGGCTAACGACGCGACTAGTGACGAGGTCGTGAACGACCTCTGCTGGCCCACGTCGCTCCACCGGCAGGTCAGTCCCCGTCCACGTTACCCGCGTCGGCGGGTTCGGTGCCCGGCCGTCGCCAGGTGAGGTAGACCTTCAGGTTGCCCTCAGCGGCGGTTTTGGCGATCACCGCCCCGGCCTCGGTGGTCAGTTTGACCCCGAACTCCAGTTGGATCTCGTCGGGTTGCGTGTCCATCTCGCGGAACCGGGTCAGCGCCACCGAGGCCGCAGCGCGCACATGACTGAGGGCGGTACCGAAGGACGTGGTGGCAGCCTCGACCACGTCTGCGGTCCGGGACACGGGTGAGATGTCGGGGCCGTCCGCGTCCACCTCAACCAGCACGAAATCTACTCCGTCCAGGTCGAACCGCTTCAGCTCGGACACAGATCCTCCTGATAGGCGTCTCGCGGCACGAGTGGTCGCACTGCGTCGTCGGTATTCGGGTCTGCGAGCACGACACAGAGGCGGTCCATCACGTCGGATGCCGAATCGCGGCGTGAGGTCCGGGAATCCTCGCCCAGCCGTTGCAGCGGCGGCGGCTTCCCGGATGCCGGTAGCACCACCCCGATCGTGCTGGTATGCATCAGCACGATCGGCCCGTCGACGCCCCTACCCAGTGACACGACCGCTCGCCATCCGCTGCCATATCGATAAGAGTCGGTGCGGATGCCCGTGGGCAGCGACCAGATGGTCACCTGTGGCTGCAGCTCGGCCATCCTTTTGATATCGGTATCGGTGACATCGCGCACGCCGGTCCGCCAGGAGAGTGTCAGCACAGATCCGATGGCGTCCAGCGCGATGGACCCGTTGCGTTCCTCCGAGTGCAGGGTGAGCAACGGCGCGACAGGGCGCAGCGATGCGGTGTCAAGGACCCTCACCCGCGCCCGCTCGCCCCCACGGTCGCGGATCGTGACGGCAACCGTGCTCCAGTCCGCGCTCATCGCCACGTCGCTGATTCCGTCGGCCACCACCTGTCGGGTGGTCGCGCCGGTGAGCCTGACGGAGGTGAGCGCGATCTGCTGTCTAACAACGCCGGACTCGTCCGCGGGGGCCTCGACGAGCAGGGCGCTGTGACCACCAGGGCCGAGCCAGAAAGACCCGATCAGGCTGCGCCAGGGCAGGGTGAACCGACCGCGTTCGGCACCGGTACGCAGGTCTCGCAGAACGATCGTGTTCAGCGTCGAGTCCGGTGCGCCCGGCGTGGGGCTGCCCGGCACCAGCATGGCCAGCACTTCACCGGTCGGGTCGATGCTCAACGCCCGGACCCGCAGCGCGCTCTCCACGCCGCCCAGCGTCACCGCGCTGTCCACCCGGCGCTGTCGCGCGTCGTAGACGACGAGACAGCCCAGCCACTGGGTCAGGGACGTCGGCCGGCACGTCGGGTAGTCGGCCGGGTCGGGCTTCGGCAGCCCGTCGGAGTCCACCGGCGCATCGGTGCGCAGGGTTGGCACCACCGACTGCAGGAAGGCCACCTGGCTGCCGTCCCGGCTGATGGTTGGGCCCGTGCTGGTGACGTTCCCGATGGACAGTCGGGTGAGGGCGTCGTCGCGCCGGACCTGGTCGGTGAGACTCCACAGCGCGGGTCGGCCGCCGGCGTCGATGGTGACAAGCGCTCGACCGTCGGCACTGACCTGCCGGGAAAGATCAGTGCCGAACCAGTCCCCCCGGGGCGGTTCGGGCGCTGCGGACGTGGCTGACGATTCGCTTCCCTGGGCGGTCCCGCGTCCGTAGCGGGGCAGCAGCGCGTCGATGCCGTCGTGGCGGTCGGGCCGGTTCAGCCCGAAGTCCACGTCCGGGTCGGTGCGCCAGGCCCGCAGGGCCAGTTGGTGGGCGCCGTAGCTGTCGGTGGTTCGTCGGGCGGCGGCCTTGGCGGCCAGGTCCTGGGCTGCGATCTCCGCGCGTTGCTCGGCCGTGGTGCGCCAGGTGACCGTGAGCAGGCTCAGCACCACGGCCAGCGTCACAGCGACCGCTGTCACGCGTCGCAGTCGCCGTCGCCGGCTGTCGGTGATGAAGCCTCGTTCGGCAGCGGTGAGCTGGTCGCCGTGCGTGGCCGCCCAGCGGCCGGCCTCGCGCAGGTCCGCCCCGGTCAGCCACCGCTGTGCCGCCCCCTTGCCGGATGCACTGGCCATGCGTAGCCGCAGCAGATCCTGCCAGATGCGGAACTCACGGTGCTGCTCGACGAGCGTGCGCAGCCGTTCCCAACGGGTCACCAGCGATTCGTGGGCGAGTTCCACCCCGGGCACCGCGCCGGCCGC
The nucleotide sequence above comes from Plantactinospora soyae. Encoded proteins:
- a CDS encoding AAA family ATPase — protein: MTATDQAFRAADALVAATRAWRTEPARDPKVEALALAVSANLPVLLWGEPGIGKSATLQQLADGLGTPMETVIASVHEPSDFAGLPIVGDSPATDGVPMAPPDWAVRLARTGSGLVFFDELSSAPPAVQAALLRVVLERRVGSLQLPPAVRIVAAANPPTSAADGWHLSPPLANRFVHLHWTHDARTVVRGLAGTWPAVTVPVVEPARTSTALAKARGAIAGFLTARPGLVHHLPGDAEARGGAWPSPRTWEMVLRLLAFHYSAGTGAEALSLAVIGAVGDGAGLEFVTYLENLDLPDPERVLANPEAFALPKRGDRQLAFLTAVISAVQTDVDRQRWEAGWAVLEKAVKAGVPDVAARAAMDLAALRDTSWPVPAAIDAFVEVLQLSGRLPG
- a CDS encoding beta-N-acetylhexosaminidase, with amino-acid sequence MQTPDRSTSSRSGRPARPRPVRLGAAALGLTLVVQTVVPTGPVVATPVAQAAAAPAGAPQIVPVPVSTVAVPDETFTAGPETRIVLAPGSGDTSTPAQALAAVLRPSTGYPLPVVHDTPRTGDITLRLTDATDLGDEGYRLDATSDGVRIEAARPAGLFYGVQTLRQLLPPWVESRTVQPGPWTVAGVRINDVPRYGYRGVMLDIARHFHPPAVVKRLIDQAAAYKVNTLHLHVGDDQGFRIAIDGRPELTEIGAQFSINNDPGGFWTQAEYVDVVNYAATRFMTVIPEVDTPGHTNAIIMSYAGDEADPVLPDVNCSNRTPPVWNLTGAVGYSALCPESPNTWAILTDIVTQLSALTPGPYYHFGGDEVPASVLSHDRFVDFVDRKADLVATQDKIAMGWAEISQGNFDRPGAAPSVAQFWNNGNPTGAGGDSARRAVQKGMKVVMSPANHTYLDMKQFPGSPLGLTWAGTLDVSHFYHWSGTSSDPGSYIPARTANGVTLPAVTDADILGVESPIWSETLLTGADIEFQAFPRLPATAEIGWSPKTHPDRTLDSFVNRLAGHGLRWQLQGTNFHPSPQVPWRVDVTAPDISAATRTVDGVIASVSAPGATPEQVTATVDWGDGTSSAATVSGTPGTVTRVNGLYTATASHRYARDGVYRATVTATRPGGGSSTSEFTVVVETCTTTVSGTHRGPLIVGAGVTCLAGATVTGPVTVRPGASLIASAASVRGPVSATGAVTVELLGGSVDGPVTVAGTRGQLVVEKVRIGGPLVLTGSATDPAPLVAGNSVHGPLVCSGNTPAPVNGGLANTVRGPVTGQCRGL
- a CDS encoding vWA domain-containing protein, with protein sequence MTGGLDRTKLLAARFRAAQDRPYLATALFSLTVVESRQVPTMGVDRRWRCYVSPDFVDRLPVPQLAAVWIHEVAHLLRDHHGRADQLSDAGRHDHFRVNVAQDCEINDDLLADQLPLPVDRVEPKTFGLPDGLLFEQYLPLLPPSVVGHEGIDCGSGAHGLGRPWETGSSGGVSEVEAGAIRRDTAQAVRAHTRSRGTVPAGWARWAADILEPRVDWRRALTGAVREAAAWASGAVDYTYHRPSRRSSAMRTVVLPSLRQPVPRVAIVVDTSGSMGDAQLAAALAEVSGVLRAVGIGGNRVTVLSCDADVHVVRRVHTVGEVQLAGGGGTDMRVGVSHALKVRPHFVLVLTDGYTPWPDAPLESTRVIAGLIGGNAPQPPSWITTIQIDD
- a CDS encoding ankyrin repeat domain-containing protein, producing MTQPVLPEIRVWQRVRRYAVPTPMIEACTAAREAGDWRAGLAAGRVDVGFDLAEVAREHGRRQAELVEADLAALAPDLLRWHLPRTLGGRTSLATHQQWLLSVREDRIQDSDAALVLHVPRTVDGSQWLRLTVGPAVERDSHRRDLPPTFWSPAHLRGGLAAAYGGSAHRMPGFESDGRVRPFDAYPTRVDLADPASRTEVFDRRIAAGDLVSAWAAAGVDLDPPDPDERRRRGLVDSAWTGTLVPVGLDAESTRLHIRYGVSEVLVGDGWQFALGFGRRTDSTPAASFLGYDRERFSRCRRLASVVYSRPVDLELLRHGLLDPTELHPLVRQALFPHAPGGFPVRDERLDLRRDVPVRCRGEWHTVVHADGRLDLTSHTPDEIAREQVLRTLGGPVSGCFAVADAWRGSGGRLPRPLRELRREVLQRVQHGGSAALAALLDAGLDPRLADGRGGTLLHHMRAIRDGGLVRRLIEAGVPLDATNRRGRTALHVTIGDGGTPQMVRALLEAGADPQVADGDGLTAVGLADYKAEMYGDDEDLPEEYRPPILVRDVVNDWTDSDGN